From Parasteatoda tepidariorum isolate YZ-2023 chromosome 1, CAS_Ptep_4.0, whole genome shotgun sequence, one genomic window encodes:
- the LOC107438303 gene encoding serine protease nudel: MINRQRIWCKHLSWQYAALAIFMAILIIGIITLLFYVTAKGQHDLSYSKAEPVRQGDQAIIFPFQVDQYTKVVQPCPRHYFPCNSSRQCLILDKRCDGVVDCPNAEDELRCACAFRMPEAKFCDKYPDCFDESDENFCSYCPEGYFNCGNGYCVPRDKVCDSEVDCENFMDENFCFVLSSKAGIATVDGNLPSSSINKIEHSRSGFLLRNKNGVWYPVCANPHDYMQDALASFACVSITANPLASSKHRFLKFDQRNATGDYIYHYLGRFVQWQGCLTDKGIFVSCDDVRCGLNPKHFLPRRPRGRIVGGELSEPGAWPWHAAIYKNGSYACGATLINDFWFISAAHCFVNHRYNYYEIQVGMLRRRSFTPHQKTYRIERVKIHPKFNIITLEYDIALLKTATEVVFDFWVRPICLPDPKRTENSGTFCTAIGWGDTGELEDDSDDLQEVHVPLTKNCKKNLNRWLCAGFVEGGRDACQGDSGGPLMCLDESGLSWYIAGVISGGTGCARPDTPGMYTRVLYFLDWIEETLHSSNVSDVPPRSTCPGWNCAVLGGGYCLKRDRVCDGRVDCYDAQDEANCPPIEERRSFP, encoded by the exons ATGATTAATCGGCAGCGTATCTGGTGCAAGCACTTATCTTGGCAGTATGCAGCTCTAGCGATATTCATGGCGATCCTAATCATTGGAATCATTACTTTACTCTTCTATGTAACAGCAAAGGGCCAGCATGACCTGTCTTATTCCAAAGCAGAGCCTGTTCGTCAAGGAGATCAAGCAATTATCTTTCCTTTTCAAGTAGACCAATACACAAAAGTGGTCCAGCCTTGTCCAAGGCATTACTTTCCTTGCAATTCATCGAGGCAGTGCCTGATTTTGGACAAGAGATGTGATGGCGTTGTTGACTGCCCAAATGCTGAAGACGAGTTGCGCTGTGCCTGTGCCTTTCGCATGCCAGAAGCGAAATTTTGTGACAAGTACCCCGACTGCTTCGATGAAAGTGATGAAAATTTTTGCTCTTATTGTCCTGAGGGTTATTTTAACTGTGGAAATGGATATTGTGTTCCAAGAGACAAAGTCTGTGATTCCGAAGTGGATTGTGAAAATTTCATGGATGAAAACTTTTGCTTCGT attatCATCAAAAGCCGGAATTGCTACAGTAGACGGCAACTTACCTTCAAGTTCTATAAACAAGATTGAGCATTCAAGGAGTGGTTTTCTCTTAAGGAACAAAAATGGCGTCTGGTATCCTGTATGCGCCAACCCTCATGACTACATGCAAGATGCCTTGGCTTCATTTGCTTGTGTCAGTATAACAGCAAATCCACTCGCAAGTAGTAAACACCGATTTTTGAAATTCGATCAGAGGAATGCTACTGGTGACTACATTTACCATTATCTTGGAAGATTCGTCCAATGGCAAGGGTGTTTAACTGACAAGGGAATATTTGTGTCATGTGATGACGTTCGATGTGGCCTAAATCCAAAGCATTTCCTTCCTAGAAGACCTAGAGGTAGAATTGTTGGTGGTGAATTATCTGAACCAGGGGCATGGCCCTGGCATGcagctatttataaaaatggctCATATGCGTGTGGGGCAACTCTAATTAACGACTTCTGGTTCATTTCCGCGGCTCACTGTTTTGTCAACCATAGATATAATTACTATGAAATACAAGTCGGGATGCTTCGACGTCGATCATTTACCCCGCACCAAAAAACCTACAGAATTGAAAGGGTTAAAATTCATCCTAAATTCAACATCATTACACTGGAATATGATATTGCTCTGTTGAAAACAGCAACTGAAGTAGTGTTCGATTTCTGGGTTAGGCCTATATGTCTACCCGATCCCAAGAGGACTGAGAACTCTGGTACTTTCTGTACAGCGATTGGTTGGGGAGATACTGGGGAATTAGAAGACGATTCCGATGATCTCCAGGAAGTCCATGTGCCACTTACCAAAAACTGCAAGAAGAATCTAAATAGATGGTTATGTGCTGGTTTTGTCGAAGGTGGTCGTGACGCTTGCCAAGGTGACAGTGGGGGACCTCTCATGTGCTTAGATGAAAGTGGATTGTCTTGGTACATCGCTGGCGTTATCAGTGGTGGGACAGGGTGTGCGAGACCCGATACTCCGGGAATGTATACAAGAGTCCTGTATTTCTTAGATTGGATAGAAGAGACCCTGCATTCCTCTAATGTATCTGATGTTCCACCGCGTTCAACTTGTCCTGGATGGAACTGTGCTGTTTTAGGCGGTGGATATTGTCTTAAAAGAGACAGAGTTTGTGATGGGAGAGTAGATTGTTATGATGCTCAGGATGAAGCTAATTGTCCTCCGATTGAAGAGAGACGTTCATTTCCTTAA